Below is a genomic region from Rosa chinensis cultivar Old Blush chromosome 5, RchiOBHm-V2, whole genome shotgun sequence.
aAGGGTCATCAAacatctataacccaatcttcttcttctatagaattaaaatattccattcaatttcaattccaccATCTTAGAAACAAATAAGATTGGGAAGTTTCCCACCTgctgaaaaaaaataaacaaaacgggggggggagagagagagagagatagaggtaGACGATAATAGAAGAAGagaatcaacaaaataaaataaaaattagtttTTGTGTGAAAATACTATTATAACCCCAAAAAACACCTCACCCGCACCGCATGTCCgcacgtgatcaattttaacagaTAAGTGACGGAAAATAAGTcgaggtatcaagttgatttgttttcaaAGTTTAGGtattattttgatcatttttgtaagttgggtatcattctgTCCGGTGCAAAAAAGTTTAGACATCGTTGGTGATAAAAACTCTTATAATAATGTCAGTGACCTTTTATCTTGAACCTGGAAGTGAAACCTTTTGTCTTGAACCAAGACATGTTTTCATGGATTGTTGGGAAGAGATTACCTGCACGGTTTGTTTTGAAGGATCATGAGACTTGTGACGTTTGTGCTAACCTGCTAGATTGTCCTTGATATAAAACAACATGACTAAGACTAATCAGACTTCATATGGTAATGGAAAATTCTAAATAAGTGAGATGGGATTGAGATTGTATTAGCTTTGTCATGGGCATGTGGCCACTGGCCACTACTCATTCTCCTCTCAAAGGTGACAAAACAGAGTGATGCCACCGATGCATCAAAATGATATCCCTTCTGACACTTCCCTTTTGTTAAAGACAATATAtgatcctttaaaaaaaaaaaaaaaaaagccaatatATGATTGGTATGCAGGGGCAGAAGTAGAATTTATAAGTTGATGGGCCGATAAGTAAAAGTAAATTTAACTATATAGATGGTAACAAGTTTAGTACCTattattatttctattttttggtGCAAGGTGCTATTATTAATTGGCAAAACTAGGAAGTTTTCATATATAGACTTTtctatagaattttttttattgaagacGAGAAATGCTCTTAGTGCATTCTTAAGGAATGCTAActattttttaatcaaatttttgtCAAAGTAACTACAAATTTTGGCCAGCCACTTTAGAAACACatctgcatcagtgctctctattttagcttgTTTTGAATCTATATACTATCCAAGCTTAATTATTCTTTACTTGTGATTGTGCGACTTTAGTTCAATTATCTTCCTTCGGCATATTGCATCTATAACCCAAGCTTTTttcttgttatatatatatatatatatatatatataaagtagtTGGATCAATGGTTATTAGGCAACAGAACTGTGCGAAATACAATGGTCTCACCGCCGCCGATGACACCACAAAATTGTAATTCAATTCAAAATTATTGCAGAATTGGAATCTAAAACTGAATACAGAGATGCATAGATGCAAAATCAAACCCAtcaattgaagtgatttgtggtcagaAGGGTCATCAAacatctataacccaatcttcttcttctatagaattaaaatattccattcaatttcaattccaccATCTTAGAAACAAATAAGATTGGGAAGTTTCCCACTTgctgaaaaaaataaacaaaacgggggggggggagagagagagagatagaggtaGACGATAATAGAAGAAGagaatcaacaaaataaaataaaaattagtttTTGTGTGAAAATACTATTATAACACCAAAAAACACCTCACCCGCACCGCATGTCCgcacgtgatcaattttaacagaTAAGTGACGGAAAATAAGTcgaggtatcaagttgatttgttttcaaAGTTTAGGtattattttgatcatttttgtaagttgggtatcattctgTCCGGTGCAAAAAAGTTTAGACATCGTTGGTGATAAAAACTCTTATAATAATGTCAGTGACCTTTTATCTTGAACCTGGAAGTGAAACCTTTTGTCTTGAACCAAGACATGTTTTCATGGATTGTTGGGAAGAGATTACCTGCACGGTTTGTTTTGAAGGATCATGAGACTTGTGACGTTTGTGCTAACCTGCTAGATTGTCCTTGATATAAAACAACATGACTAAGACTAATCAGACTTCATATGGTAATGGAAAATTCTAAATAAGTGAGATGGGATTGAGATTGTATTAGCTTTGTCATGGGCATGTGGCCACTGGCCACTACTCATTCTCCTCTCAAAGGTGACAAAACAGAGTGATGCCACCGATGCATCAAAATGATATCCCTTCTGACACTTCCCTTTTGTTAAAGACAATATAtgatcctttaaaaaaaaaattaaaaaaaaagccaaTATATGATTGGTATGCAGGGGCAGAAGTAGAATTTATAAGTTGGTGGGCCGATAAGTAAAAGTAAATTTAACTATATAGATGGTAACAAGTTTAGTACCTattattatttctattttttggtGCAAGGTGCTATTATTAATTGGCAAAACTAGGAAGTTTTCATATATAGACTTTtctatagaattttttttattgaagacGAGAAATGCTCTTAGTGCATTCTTAAGGAATGCTAActattttttaatcaaatttttgtCAAAGTAGCTACAAATTTTGGCCAGCCACTTTAGAAACACatctgcatcagtgctctctattttagcttgTTTTGAATCTATATACTATCCAAGCTTAATTATTCTTTACTTGTGATTGTGCGACTTTAGTTCAATTATCTTCCTTCGGCATATTGCATCTATAACCCAAGCTTTTttcttgttatatatatatatatatatatatatatatatataaaagtagTTGGATCAATGGTTATTAGGCAACAGAACTGTGCGAAATACAATGGTCTCACCGCCGCCGATGACACCACAAAATTGTAATTCAATTCAAAATTATTGCAGAATTGGAATCTAAAACTGAATACAGAGATGCATAGATGCAAAATCAAACCCATCAATTGAAGTATTTGTGGTCAGAAGGGTCATCAAacatctataacccaatcttcttcttctatagaattaaaatattccattcaatttcaattccacaATCTTAGAAACAAATAAGGTTGGGATGTTTCCCACCTtcctaaaaaataaagaaagagagggggggggggggagcgaGAGAAGTAGATGATAGATcgatgaggaagaagagattcaacaaaataaaataaaaaataattaaaaattagcTTTTgtgtgttgaaaaaaaaaaaaaaaaaaaaacctattatAACCCCAAAACACCTCACATGCACCGtacgtgatcaattttaacagaGAAGTCACGGAAAATAAGCcgaggtatcaagttgatttgttttggtatttattttgatcacttttgaaatttGGGTATTATTTTGTCCGGTGCAAAAAATTTTAGACACCGTTGGTGATAAAAACTCTTAAGGATATTATCAAGAAGATTCATTatagatttgttttttttttgggccgaaACTAGAAGGAGTCGACTCATAACTTAGTGTAATCCTAATTTATTATAGATTTTCTTTACGTGTAAATTTGTCATTTTCATTTGGGAAAATTTTAGGAATAGTACACTAACTAAGGTCCACCATGCATTTGAGTACTTGAACTTACAAATTATGAACTTTGGTATACGAAATCTGAAGCCCAACCCACTATATAGACACAACGTCAATGACGCCGTGAGAACCTCTGCCACCTGGCATAATTTGAGGGGTAAATTGGTCACCCATCTCTCTATCTCACCCTTACTCTGTccatccatctctctctctctctctctctctctctctctctctctctctctctctctctctctctctctctctctctctctctccctccctctcacCTGCAACCACCTCATCTCCCGCCACTACCACACCACCATCGTCATTCTCTCCACTCCGTCCTCCGCTATCCTCTCCTCTTTTTCGAAAACCGACTCGCTCCGGTTCTCCAACTCATCGCCTCTTATGGTCCTCCCTAACCCGAACCCTACTTGCTCCGCCTCCAAGCCGCCCAAGACCTCGACCGCTACCTCTCCAACCGCCTAGTCACTGCTCTCCGGCCACTCTGCGCCGTAATCGACTTCCATATCGTAATCCACTTCGCAGCTCATCATCCAAAaccccaattccaattccaattgaatctttcttcttcatcatcaaaacCAGTCATTCACACACAGAAACCAGTCCAACCCAAATACGATGGATTTCGAAAATGAACAATACCTAAAGCAAAGGTGAGACGAATTGCAGAGAGACGTCTCCAAGAAGCAAAAGTTCGAGCCCCCTGTCGCCTCCATCATCTCTCTCCTCTGCTTCGCAAGTCCTAGTACACCCTCATCTGCCGCGTCACCGCAGTCTTGAAGAACCGCTACACCTCCCTCTAGTTATGGGCCGACAGGTTGGCCCTCTTCAGCCTTGGCCAAAAAGAACCAATAACCATAAACATTTCCGAGGTTGAGAAGGTGGTTCGTCAAGAAGACGACCTTCCCAATCTCTCACAGCCGAAGCAAGATCTCTCCAAATTTCAGAATGGCGAGGTGGAGGAGATGTGGTGGTCGAGGGGCTCATAGAGAGCTTTCTGGTTTTGGGtatgtggagagagagagagagtgagagagagagaggagatccgtttttttttttttttttggaccaaAAAAAGAGTCAGAGTACGAGAGCACTAAATTATTCTTTGACAAATGAGTAATGACATAAGAGTAAACGGTGTTAATGACGTCGTGTCTATATAGTGGGTTGGACTTTACATTTGATGTACCAAAGTTCATAATTTGTAAGTTCATGTACACAAATGCATAATGGGCCTTAGTTGATGTAATGTTCCTAAAATTTCCCTATTCATTTTCTTGCACAATCCAGAGTCATACTCAATAATACTCCATGTCCATACATAAATAAAAGACCGCacctatatatttataaacCTGTAATGTCATCATGAAAAACAACACCATAATATTTGTTATTTAGTAATTTTTATGAGGATGTTATAAAATGAAGCCTCTAACGGCCACTTTTCTTTAGTTTCACATTTTAGCTTTCTATAGGCTATCGAAAGACTGACTCCCTATCTTATTTATGGAATAGTAGaacttgttttagggaaacggaaTTGAGAgtaaattgctgtgtattctcattgataataggggcctctttatatagaggaatacaatgcatagaatccgaatcatacaaggaaatgtaatcatacattgaataagaatctagatccttctaatttaaccctattaccactaggtcaagtaacctagggtttgggccAGACGCACAAATaggaatttacttgaacactcccccttgtgtcgcccaaacgtggtgtttctctcattgcctcgctaaaaaccttgtcgagtaacaaaaacccagtgggacaaaaataaccttagtcgaaggggaaaaagagcacaatacaCCCAtcaccatacatgtagacacctccccctgatgtctgcatctcccctgaAGCATAACTAGAACCCTGACCGATGTCAAGAATTGACTGTGCCACCACCGCCTCCGTTACAGATGAATCTCCTGAAGCATAACTAGAACCCTGACCGACGTCTGGAGTAACACCCTGAGTCAATGTAGGGCAATCCCTCCTATAATGACCCTGCTATCCACATTGATAGCACGTCACATCCCTCGTCTGACGCTGGGGACGATCTCTCCAAGTATGAAATCTCTCTGAGATACCACCATACTGACTAGTGTCGTCACTGAACTGCCACTCAGACTGACCACCTCCCATATTAAGTCCTCCAAAATCAGATAGGGTGATCGAATCCGAGCTAACACGTCTACTACCTCCAGAAGATCCTGAACCAGAAGTAGAAGCAGCTTTCTTGGATGGACCCTAGCTAGGGCCACCCGCATCTCGAGGTCGAACACCAGACAAAAACATAGTCTCAAGTCTCAAAGCAGTATTAACCACCTGATGATAAGTGTAGAATGGTACAGCTGTCAATTGCAGACGGTAATCACCCCCCAGTCCCTCAATAAGCCTGGAGATCCGCTCCTCCTCAGTGCCTACCAAATCTGGCACAAACTGGGATAGCTGGGTGAATCGCTTCTCAAACTCCGACACGGTCTTGTCTCCTTTCTTTAGATGTAAGAACTCATTCTTCATCCGATCACGAATGGCCGTGCCAAAATACCGCCTATTAAAGTGTACTTTGAACTGTTCCCAAGTTATTGGGCCAGCATTCCTGGGTTCCTTGCTAGTCATGTCCCACCAATCATAAGCAACATCATCAAGAAACTCTACTGCCAAGCCCACTTTCCAGTCCTCTGGACAATTAATCTGAGTAAAAACTCTCTCCATTTTGTTCAGCCAATTCTGAGTGTCCAAAGCATCAGGAGCATAGGATAAACTATACGCTCCATGTCTCCTTGCTCGCTCCATGGTAAAATCAGTTCGGGAACTAGGAAGTGTTGCAATCAGCTGCTGGAAAATATGTCCTAAGGGGTTCGCTAGTCCTTCAGGAGCATTCCCATCTCCTGGAGTGGGAGGAGTCTTCCTGCGGTTTCGGCGTCTaggaggcatagcacctgaatAAGAGATGGATAACAAAGCTCAAGGATTAGGACATTAACCTATCTACTTTACATATATAATGAACACACtagcaccgaagagtatatgatggggacCCGCCacggtcgggccatcactcgggaggtactaggCGCCATTAAGCATATAAAGTAGTAGGAAAGAAAtgagtctacagaacctaacaacctaatccTCTGACACCaagttgacaggacccgccccgaatttcaccctgaaatcagaggtggccctgtggggcccactttaggaataactctaccaaaaatttggcagagtcacccctaaaatggactacccaaaacctataAAAACACATTCACACTTCTAATAACTCATCCCTATTCTTCTAGAGCCGCCCTGCTCCTCAAATcacaacaactccacaattaACCACTGAAAACTTGAACAATACAACATAAACCAAATACATAAGTGCAATTCAAAAACTTTACAACATttgtcccacaggttatcagagcaatctaaaagaaaaagaattcatAATACAAGTAGGTTCAACAATTAACCTCCAATATGAAAACAACAGCAGCAGATGCTATGCCTCGAATCCTACTATGCCGAACCAGCTACTCTGcagactgggcatttgaaaccaaagagcccaggggaaagtagataaaaacattagcgtgagtggacaaaaaaataagtaattgtaaataaaagggattttatactttcctacatttattcctttaaaaactcgatgcatgcaacaatggtAAAACATTTATCTTTAAAATCAAGAATCTCGTAAAGACaagccagccccgctggttaagggaaatcggactagccccgctagtcaaaaataatatgataagtaggggaagatgacagccatacgagtgagccttcaggctaaagtactcccatatactcccgtaTATACCCTTACGCTACTATGTGTGGCGATTAGGATATTGGGCctcagcattactgtcacaaagaaagtaaccagcgccacaaaggtggaCGAGCTTCCGTGATCCCATCACGTCGCCACAAAGGCGTActcaatgctagcatgataaaatCACCCCAAAGTATGGCACAAGAAAACATATTTGAAAATCCAGTAAATCcttaaatacataaggcttccccaactctcgcaaatgaatttctaatgacgtgtcccacaccccaagataatctcaagttcaaaataaataggcgagaaataataataaaacataatctccgtaaattgaaacaaaaccaattccaaaatcatcatcaaggcattcccaatgccaaaaccgaaagtctataaataaataagaaatataactccatcgaaatcacatttcgaaaatctttttttaaaaaaaaatctcaaatcaacaaatagaaatataattaaatagtataattccagaaatcacctcagaaataaaaaaattcctcaaatattattataaatcataaccaacctcagaaaaatcattattgaaagcaattCTACGAGATAAAGCGAAATCAATCTCCGAAATTTAAATCATATGCTtgaaatgtaatatgataaataacttgaacattactttaagaaataaatgcatgcatcattatttaaaaacaaaagtccactcacagtatacagCTAatgtggtatccaagcgtaaggatcctcatCGAGCGATAGGTtggtacctcgtcctgtacacaattatattccgtaaacaacaattcaataaataaatacGATTAAAAAAAATCCCGAAAACCCCACGTAAtccaacatctccatttctttctgAATTCAAGCCAAACTCCACCATTAATATCCTTCCGTCGATTAAAGTATTCCATATTGGAagcaagggaaatccgaaggtcggattcccacaaatcGACAACTGAAACTCCCAAACTTTGGAAATTcacaatcaatgtcaaacttctcccaaaattcaccaaaatcacatattcaacctctaaaACAATTATCGGATTTAATTAGctaaaaatcacaattaaaaAGCTGCCCCACGCACCACTGCCGCCGCCACCAgttccaatggccaccaaaatttggcagcaccacctactcaacgaacccaacacttttctcaactaACAAATTCTAATTTTACCTTTGAGTGCTTGAAATCGGCCAGtgaaaatttttcagaaatttcaaaaccctagaatcAGGTTTTTGCTTGATTCtccctccacactgcaaattgatgCATGAAACTTTAGGGGAAAGATAAATGGCCCGAGGCACTCCTATTGGacttggtttggtggccggagatggccggaattggAAGGAATCGCCGGAAATGCCGCACTGCTACAGTAATCTTCTTGACTTGAATTctagcttctccggccaaatcgtcgtgACCCACGACCACAGGCATAtaggagaggaggagaggagTCGACCCATTCCCATTGGCCATATGTACAGCTGCACCACCGCCCCTACTTTCTTGCTTTTGTCTACATTACAATCTCTTCAATGCTCAAGTCTTATCCTTCTGTAGTTCTCATTGTCTGCAGAATCGTGTACCTCAACCAGTGTTGATACTTAAGTTGTGAATGTCTTTGTTATGAAGTTATGTTATATAcggaattttattttgtttttctcttgccTACTATTATTCACTTTCAGTCAAGTTGGGGATTCAGCTCTGTACTTTGGTTTGTTGGGCTGGTTTGTCTACGAACTGCCAGGCAGGTTCTCTTTTTTGATCATGCAGTAAGCACATAGATAATTGGTTCAttagttgatgttgtgaaatATGCCAAAACTATGGTgtacatatatgcatttgcctTATAGCCCTGTGGTATCCAATTATGTGAGAGACTGAGGTCAATTCAATGGAGTTTGTATCAAACTGATAGTCCACTTTTtagattttgttttgttggtcTGTAGTAAGGACTGTGATAATATTTATGAGTTAAATGCTTCACTAATAAGctcttttgatttttatatATCAGACCTCCTACCAGATTTGCAcatatttgttttgttctttttatgcAATATCTTGTTCCTCACTGAGAATGAAGGAATATTAGTTAAGTTACATCTCAATTTGCTGTCATGTTGCATTGTGGTTAGACATTCAATGCTGGTGAGCTTGGTAAAGACAGAATAGACTGTTAACTACATGGTCTTAATTGTTTCTAGTACCTAACATGTGGCTAATAAAGTTGATGAGGACCTGTGCAGGCTTCTTCTTTAAATTGATGAGGACTTGTGCAGACTTCTCTTTAAATGAAAGAGGACTTGTGCAGACTTCTTCTTTAAATGAAAGAGGACTTGTGCAGACTGATAGCATAAATTGCAGGTTTTATACTCATCATGTCAATCTCAAACATTATATATATTCCTTTTGATATTTATGATTGAACCATCTATAAGTGCTTGGTTGCTTAGTTTAATAACTCTTTCAATAACACATGTACTCCTGCTAAAACGCTTCCATAAGTTCTTTTATCAAATCTTTGAAGATTTGAGTTGATGTGCATTAAATAGGATTGTACTGCAATATTAAAGAGCATTAAATCTAGATACTTTTTTGTTTAATGTTCTTTTTCATCTGTTGGCAACTAAAACTGATATACAGAAGCACTACATAATTTGGGTTCTTTTCTGATTAAGTTTGTATCATCTTCTTCCATGGATTCTCAATATTCACGGCAAGACTCAGAGCATGAAAATGTTGATGAGGTCTGTCAAGTGGCTAACAAAAGGCCTCCAAGAGGTCCCAGCTTTAATGTAGAGGAGGATAAACTTCTTATAAGTGCTTGGTTGAATACTGGTATGGATTCAATACAAGGCAATGATCAAAAGCTGCAGACTTTTTGGGGGAAAATTACAGAGTACTATCATCAGTATAAGTCCTTTGACAGTGATCGTTCACAATCGATGCTGACACAACGGTGgggaaaaatacaaaagatgGTGAACAAATTTTCAGGATGTTTTGCAGCTATAAATGAAAGGCATGAAAGTGGGAAGACTGAACAAGACAAGGTAAACTCTATTACAAAAGCTACTCAATACAATGTCTTCAAAGTAATGCCTCTAAGCACCAtgatataatataattatttttaatcAGTTTTTACTCTCTTCAGATTGCAGATGCAAAGAAGATGTTTGAAGCACAAGAAAAGCTTTGGTTCAATCTTGATCATGCTTGGATTTTGTTGAGGCACCAACCAAAGTGGATACAATTAATGCAAGAGCTGGACAGCAAGAAAAGTAAGCAAAGATCTAAGTCTTGTATAACTAATATCTCATCATCTTCAACTACAGGCCATCTCATAGATATTGAAGAAGACACGAACACTTGCTTTCCAGTGTCTAGACCACTGGGTAAGAAGGTTGAAAAAAGAAAGCTGAAAGAAACCACTGGTCAATTGGTgcaaatacaaaaattacatcaagagaaaaaagaaagagatgaaaAGAAACTAGAAATTATGGAGAAAGTTGAAGTTGACAAAGAGAAACTGCGAGTTAGGAAACTTGAGGCTGAGAATAAGAAATTTGAGACTGAGATGAGAATTATGTATATGGATACATCTACTATGAATCCTGAGCAGAGGGCATATTATTCCAAACTTTAGATGAAAATTTTGCAAGGTGATATATGAAGTTTGATAAGTTTATTCCTTCGATTGTTTTTGAGCACTACTTGGTCTTGTAATATGCAGCATGAGTCTGTATGGAGGTCATGAAAGCCTTCTAGATTTTTTTGTTTGGATCAGTTTGTTGGTTTCCAGCAGTgcacttgatgtttatgttcAAAAGCTGTTTATGTTTCGATTATATTTATTCCCATATCTCAAATGTCTCATAATCTCAATtgcatctcaattgatttacaagataaaaaaaaaaaaaggaaaaacaacataaatagaattttatatattaaagtaatattcaaatttgacatagtCATTGGAGCTTAAGGGATGTCAAAATGTTGCTATATCAAATTTGCcatgtcatatgtcaaattcaaatttgacccaaaccaaaagaaaaagccATTGGAGATGCTGTTAGACTACAAATATAGTTCGGTTTCGCCGGACGGAGATGGAGCAACCCAAAACAAAGGCTGGCCGGTTGGCCTCCGTCGCTTAAGGCCAACCCCGACTGCATCTGCTGCCATCTTTGACATTGAGCTGATCAGTAATAGATTTCAACATGGCAACGAACATTTACAAACTCCTCAACGCAATGATATACCATGTCGCAGATGCATTGTTTATAGATTTTCAAActgaagaaacaaaagaaaaaccttGGTCTTCAAAGAAACCAACTAATGCAGCAAAAGAAGTTTAGCATAAGGCCGGACAATATTATA
It encodes:
- the LOC112167992 gene encoding glutathione S-transferase T3-like isoform X1; this encodes MDSQYSRQDSEHENVDEVCQVANKRPPRGPSFNVEEDKLLISAWLNTGMDSIQGNDQKLQTFWGKITEYYHQYKSFDSDRSQSMLTQRWGKIQKMVNKFSGCFAAINERHESGKTEQDKIADAKKMFEAQEKLWFNLDHAWILLRHQPKWIQLMQELDSKKSKQRSKSCITNISSSSTTGHLIDIEEDTNTCFPVSRPLGKKVEKRKLKETTGQLVQIQKLHQEKKERDEKKLEIMEKVEVDKEKLRVRKLEAENKKFETEMRIMYMDTSTMNPEQRAYYSKL
- the LOC112167992 gene encoding glutathione S-transferase T3-like isoform X2 — translated: MDSIQGNDQKLQTFWGKITEYYHQYKSFDSDRSQSMLTQRWGKIQKMVNKFSGCFAAINERHESGKTEQDKIADAKKMFEAQEKLWFNLDHAWILLRHQPKWIQLMQELDSKKSKQRSKSCITNISSSSTTGHLIDIEEDTNTCFPVSRPLGKKVEKRKLKETTGQLVQIQKLHQEKKERDEKKLEIMEKVEVDKEKLRVRKLEAENKKFETEMRIMYMDTSTMNPEQRAYYSKL